From the genome of Elusimicrobiota bacterium, one region includes:
- a CDS encoding FxLYD domain-containing protein has protein sequence MIGLVFLAFFCLAVLSSILSKTSRQGFVAPSSPAPKLVIQKGLSWTVDGNYTYVRGSVKNTGDAPARYFKVTVEYKNGKGEVVDTDYTNSTETVMPNAAKKFEVMHRNAPEFKTVSTFVDEVH, from the coding sequence ATGATCGGCCTCGTTTTTCTAGCGTTCTTTTGTCTAGCCGTTCTCTCATCCATCCTTTCCAAAACTTCAAGACAAGGGTTCGTGGCTCCGAGTAGTCCCGCTCCAAAGCTAGTGATTCAAAAGGGGCTTTCATGGACTGTGGACGGTAACTACACCTACGTCCGGGGCAGCGTGAAGAATACGGGGGATGCTCCTGCACGTTACTTCAAAGTCACCGTCGAATACAAGAACGGGAAGGGCGAGGTCGTTGATACTGACTACACAAACTCGACAGAAACAGTCATGCCGAACGCGGCTAAGAAATTTGAAGTCATGCATCGTAATGCACCAGAATTCAAGACAGTCTCCACTTTTGTCGATGAGGTTCACTAG